One window of Vibrio alfacsensis genomic DNA carries:
- a CDS encoding putative 2-aminoethylphosphonate ABC transporter permease subunit → MDAKTMTMNSLTTQDKAKSLLGRVSRDNLVLFGLLSGLSSMMVLFILMPLWAMLTKSVQNANGEFVGLANFATYFSSSSLWVSLGNTFTLGVIVTSVVGVLAFGYAYALTRSCMPFKGLFQILGTAPILAPSLLPAISLIFLFGNQGIAKEMLFGNSIYGVIGISMGLIFWTFPHALMILTTSLRTSDARLYEAARALKTSPMKTFFMVTLPAAKYGLISTLIVVFTLVITDFGVPKVIGGGYNVLATDIFKQVVGQQNFAMGAVTSIMLLFPAVMAFGADRWVQKKQKSLFDTRSVPYQPEPNKARDSICLVYCSIISIAVLAVLGMAVYGSLVTFWPWNKALTLNNYNFAEMSTYGWSPFFNSLTLAGWTAVIGTAIIFVGAYCIEKGRAFGPIRQVMQMLSVVPMAVPGMVLGLGYIFYFNDTNNPLNVLYGTMAFLVINTVVHYYTVGHMTALTALKQLPSEIEATAASVKLPQYKLFFKVTLPVCFPAILDIATYLFVNALTTTSAVVFLYSTDTIPASVSILNMDDAGQTGAAAAMAVMIMMAAAIAKIVQMTLGKLLENRTQAWRKR, encoded by the coding sequence ATGGATGCGAAGACAATGACGATGAATAGCCTCACCACTCAAGATAAAGCAAAATCCTTACTCGGACGTGTCAGCCGCGACAACCTTGTGTTGTTTGGTTTGCTTTCTGGCTTGTCGAGCATGATGGTGCTGTTCATCTTAATGCCGCTTTGGGCAATGTTGACTAAGAGTGTGCAAAATGCCAATGGTGAATTTGTCGGTTTGGCTAACTTTGCGACTTACTTTTCCTCTTCAAGTTTGTGGGTGTCGTTGGGCAACACCTTTACTTTGGGCGTGATTGTGACCTCGGTAGTGGGTGTGCTTGCTTTTGGTTATGCCTACGCGCTGACTCGTTCCTGTATGCCGTTTAAAGGCTTGTTTCAAATTCTAGGTACCGCGCCGATCCTTGCGCCTTCTCTACTGCCGGCGATCAGCCTTATCTTCTTATTTGGTAATCAAGGTATTGCCAAAGAGATGCTATTTGGTAACTCGATTTACGGTGTTATTGGTATTTCGATGGGGTTGATCTTCTGGACATTTCCACATGCACTGATGATTCTGACCACTTCTCTGCGCACGTCGGATGCTCGTTTGTATGAGGCCGCCCGAGCACTTAAAACCTCACCAATGAAAACCTTTTTTATGGTGACGTTACCTGCGGCAAAATACGGTTTGATCAGTACGCTTATCGTGGTCTTTACGCTAGTTATCACGGATTTTGGTGTGCCTAAAGTAATTGGTGGCGGTTATAACGTTCTGGCGACTGACATCTTCAAGCAAGTGGTAGGGCAGCAGAACTTTGCCATGGGTGCGGTGACCAGCATTATGTTGCTATTCCCTGCGGTAATGGCGTTTGGCGCAGACCGTTGGGTTCAGAAAAAGCAAAAGAGCCTATTTGATACGCGTTCGGTGCCTTATCAACCTGAACCCAACAAAGCGCGCGACAGTATTTGCTTGGTTTACTGCAGCATCATTTCTATCGCAGTGCTGGCGGTGCTTGGTATGGCGGTATATGGCTCGCTCGTGACGTTCTGGCCTTGGAACAAAGCACTGACGCTCAACAACTACAACTTCGCTGAAATGAGTACGTACGGTTGGAGTCCATTTTTCAACTCGCTAACACTGGCAGGTTGGACCGCGGTTATTGGTACAGCCATCATCTTTGTTGGTGCTTACTGTATTGAGAAAGGGCGTGCGTTTGGTCCAATTCGTCAAGTGATGCAAATGCTCAGCGTAGTACCGATGGCGGTTCCAGGAATGGTGCTTGGCTTAGGTTACATCTTTTACTTTAATGATACGAATAATCCTCTGAACGTGCTTTATGGCACCATGGCATTTTTGGTGATTAACACCGTAGTGCATTACTACACCGTGGGCCACATGACAGCACTGACAGCGCTAAAACAGTTGCCATCGGAGATCGAAGCCACGGCCGCATCGGTGAAGCTTCCTCAGTATAAGTTGTTCTTTAAAGTGACATTACCTGTGTGTTTCCCTGCAATTTTGGATATTGCGACTTACTTGTTTGTTAATGCATTGACTACTACTTCTGCGGTAGTATTCCTTTACTCAACCGACACGATTCCGGCTTCGGTCTCGATTCTGAATATGGACGATGCTGGTCAAACTGGCGCCGCAGCGGCAATGGCGGTGATGATCATGATGGCCGCTGCGATTGCGAAGATTGTTCAGATGACATTGGGTAAATTGTTAGAGAATCGCACACAAGCTTGGCGTAAAAGATAA
- the mnhG gene encoding monovalent cation/H(+) antiporter subunit G, giving the protein MSRTLFTLIASLGILRMPDLYTRMHAATKAGTVGLASLLLAVAIAIPDITVISRVIGTMLFIFITAPVAAHLLGKATQQSGYQIWRNKK; this is encoded by the coding sequence CTGTCTCGAACCTTGTTTACGCTCATCGCGAGTCTTGGGATCTTGCGAATGCCTGACCTTTACACGCGAATGCACGCTGCAACCAAAGCTGGCACGGTGGGCTTAGCTTCGCTGTTATTGGCGGTGGCGATTGCGATACCGGATATCACGGTAATTTCACGAGTGATAGGCACTATGTTGTTTATCTTTATTACCGCCCCGGTAGCGGCACACTTACTGGGTAAGGCGACGCAACAAAGTGGCTATCAAATCTGGCGAAATAAGAAATAG
- a CDS encoding proton-conducting transporter membrane subunit, whose translation MADYLAVAMVMVTAIIGVVSVFYAMGDLQEKASYGTFHALMHVLLAGVYGAFLTGDIFNLYVWFEVMLIASFGLMILDGTKQQVDGAVKYVMLNLISTLVFLLAIGLLYGATGTLNLADLHAKAALIPSDPKTLLAVLFLFAFAIKAALFPVFAWLPASYHTLPSAVVALFAALLTKVGVYALIRVFTLIFPLSESGWQPTLMWVAGLTMLTGVLGQRASTTSKDSLFPYHQPDWLHDHGIGDLHAACHCGCDFLYRAPHHSESKSIPDWWFYRA comes from the coding sequence GTGGCGGATTATCTTGCCGTCGCCATGGTCATGGTGACGGCCATTATTGGTGTAGTGAGCGTGTTCTACGCCATGGGCGATCTGCAAGAAAAGGCGTCTTACGGCACATTTCATGCGCTGATGCATGTCTTGTTGGCCGGCGTGTATGGGGCGTTTCTTACTGGCGACATTTTCAACCTCTACGTGTGGTTCGAGGTGATGTTGATAGCATCGTTTGGCTTGATGATCTTAGATGGAACAAAGCAACAAGTGGATGGAGCAGTCAAGTACGTGATGCTCAATCTGATTTCGACCTTGGTCTTCTTGCTCGCAATTGGCTTACTCTACGGTGCTACAGGGACTTTGAACCTCGCGGATTTACACGCCAAAGCCGCACTGATTCCGTCTGACCCCAAAACCTTGCTCGCGGTACTGTTCCTGTTCGCGTTTGCAATTAAAGCGGCGTTGTTCCCCGTTTTTGCTTGGCTGCCTGCTTCTTACCATACGTTGCCGAGCGCGGTTGTCGCACTATTCGCTGCGTTGCTTACCAAGGTTGGAGTGTATGCACTAATCCGTGTGTTCACCTTGATTTTCCCGCTATCAGAAAGCGGTTGGCAGCCAACTTTGATGTGGGTGGCAGGGCTTACGATGTTAACTGGCGTATTGGGGCAGCGAGCCAGTACGACATCAAAAGATTCTCTCTTTCCATATCATCAGCCAGATTGGTTACATGATCATGGGATTGGCGATCTACACGCCGCTTGCCATTGCGGGTGCGATTTTCTATATCGTGCACCACATCATAGTGAAAGCAAATCTATTCCTGATTGGTGGTTTTATCGAGCGTAA
- a CDS encoding CoA-transferase subunit beta — protein MTVAKEYTLAELMICAGAEAFRHDGEVLATGIGVIPRLAASLAMRTINQDLMMTDSEAFLLSEPNPVGKRSEAFVQKNETWMGFSRIFDNVWSKKRHAMVGPTQIDQYGQANISALGSDYQRPKVQMLGVRGFPGNSICHANSFFVPDHNPRVFVKGECDMVASIGKNPARLPKGYTLDDIDLRLVITNLAVMDWQGPKHQLRLLSVHPGVSVEEVIANTGFDIFVPDHVDITPAPTVEQLEVIRQLDPHNSRAYQIKSNPPGIRVAVKQEQESAV, from the coding sequence ATGACAGTTGCAAAAGAATATACCCTCGCTGAACTGATGATTTGTGCAGGTGCCGAGGCGTTTCGTCATGATGGAGAAGTACTCGCGACCGGGATTGGTGTTATTCCACGTCTTGCTGCGAGCTTGGCGATGAGAACCATCAATCAAGATTTGATGATGACAGATTCAGAGGCATTTTTGCTTTCTGAGCCTAACCCAGTAGGAAAGCGCAGCGAAGCGTTCGTGCAGAAGAACGAAACGTGGATGGGTTTCTCACGGATTTTCGACAACGTATGGAGCAAAAAACGTCACGCAATGGTTGGTCCGACACAAATTGACCAGTATGGCCAAGCTAATATCTCCGCGTTAGGGAGTGACTACCAACGCCCCAAAGTTCAGATGTTAGGGGTTCGAGGTTTTCCAGGGAACTCGATCTGTCATGCGAACTCATTCTTCGTTCCGGATCACAATCCGCGGGTATTCGTGAAAGGCGAGTGTGACATGGTGGCATCGATCGGTAAAAACCCAGCTCGACTTCCGAAAGGGTACACCTTAGACGATATTGACCTGCGTTTGGTGATTACCAACTTAGCGGTGATGGATTGGCAAGGACCTAAGCACCAACTTCGTTTGTTGAGCGTGCATCCGGGCGTGTCTGTTGAAGAGGTTATTGCGAATACCGGCTTTGATATTTTTGTTCCTGACCACGTTGATATTACGCCGGCACCGACGGTTGAGCAGTTGGAAGTGATTCGTCAGCTTGACCCGCATAATAGTCGTGCATATCAGATTAAGAGCAACCCTCCTGGGATTCGTGTTGCTGTAAAGCAAGAGCAGGAGAGTGCCGTATGA
- a CDS encoding enoyl-CoA hydratase, with amino-acid sequence MSLESTLIDDVVEYRVQQGIAIVTMMRPQYNNAQNGQMTYALDSAFKRACDDDEIKAIVLCGAGKHFSAGHDIGSPGRDVDQSFDRASLWYDHTNKPGGEFQYAREQEAYLGMCRRWREMPKPTIAMVNGACIAGGLMLAWVCDLIVCSEESFFQDPVVRMGIPGVEYFAHVFEMNPRVAKEFLFLGERMSAQRAYELGMVNRVVAKDELEAETLKMAGKIAEMPRLGLQLTKQVVNTIEDIMGKRTSMDMAFGFHHFAHTHNQLISGDKLSGFDAKAMAKANKQQANSERAR; translated from the coding sequence ATGAGTCTAGAGTCCACCCTCATTGATGATGTTGTTGAATACCGAGTACAGCAGGGAATTGCGATCGTTACAATGATGAGGCCGCAATACAACAATGCTCAAAATGGTCAAATGACCTACGCATTGGATAGTGCTTTTAAGCGCGCATGTGATGACGATGAGATAAAAGCGATCGTGCTGTGTGGTGCAGGGAAACATTTCTCTGCAGGTCATGATATAGGCTCTCCTGGTCGCGATGTAGACCAAAGCTTTGACCGAGCAAGTCTATGGTATGACCATACCAACAAACCAGGCGGCGAATTTCAGTACGCTCGTGAACAAGAAGCGTATTTGGGGATGTGTCGCCGCTGGAGAGAGATGCCGAAGCCGACCATCGCAATGGTCAATGGTGCTTGTATTGCGGGAGGGTTGATGCTGGCTTGGGTGTGCGATCTGATCGTGTGTTCAGAAGAGAGCTTCTTTCAAGATCCTGTCGTTCGAATGGGTATTCCCGGCGTGGAGTACTTTGCGCATGTTTTTGAGATGAATCCTCGCGTAGCGAAAGAGTTTTTATTTCTCGGTGAGCGAATGAGCGCTCAGCGTGCTTATGAGCTTGGTATGGTTAACCGCGTGGTTGCGAAAGACGAACTAGAGGCCGAAACGCTCAAAATGGCGGGTAAGATCGCTGAAATGCCTCGACTTGGTTTGCAATTGACTAAGCAAGTGGTGAACACTATTGAAGACATCATGGGTAAGCGAACGTCCATGGATATGGCATTTGGTTTTCATCACTTTGCCCATACGCACAATCAGTTAATTTCTGGTGATAAGCTGTCTGGTTTTGATGCAAAAGCAATGGCAAAAGCCAACAAGCAGCAAGCTAATTCGGAAAGAGCGAGGTAG
- a CDS encoding HprK-related kinase A translates to MFLKTEKHLLQVGDFTFEIESNVSSIHDYLFKHYQHNLCHHDDPFIDFSISIKHGTWLRRFLKPQVEFFFNHLKPFKPLPLDQAHALLEWGMNWVISTQAHQYLIIHAASLEKNGKGIIISAPSGSGKSTLCAYLASQGWRLLSDELALIDIQTLEMHGMARPMNLKNQSIEVMRPYYDQTSFSKVAVDTHKGTVCLLRPPFESTKNAQQSALPRLLVFVNYTPKEKMFIEPIDKPTALTEVIQNSFNFGMLNTIGFQCAKKLVKTCDAVYIEYSDFEACELALAEYMEENNHCEQAS, encoded by the coding sequence ATGTTCCTTAAAACAGAAAAACACCTGCTGCAAGTGGGTGATTTTACATTTGAAATTGAATCAAATGTTTCCTCAATACACGATTACCTATTTAAACACTATCAACACAACTTATGCCACCACGACGACCCGTTTATCGATTTTTCTATTTCGATAAAACACGGGACTTGGTTACGTCGATTCCTAAAACCACAGGTTGAGTTTTTCTTTAACCACCTCAAACCATTTAAACCCCTACCTTTGGATCAAGCTCATGCACTATTGGAATGGGGGATGAATTGGGTCATATCCACCCAAGCCCATCAATATCTCATTATTCATGCCGCCTCATTAGAAAAAAACGGCAAAGGAATCATCATTTCGGCCCCATCAGGCTCAGGGAAAAGCACGCTATGTGCTTACTTAGCATCACAAGGCTGGCGATTACTGTCTGATGAGCTGGCATTAATCGACATTCAGACACTAGAAATGCACGGTATGGCAAGGCCGATGAATTTAAAAAATCAATCCATTGAAGTCATGCGGCCATATTATGATCAAACCAGTTTCAGCAAAGTTGCGGTCGATACTCACAAAGGTACCGTGTGTCTATTAAGGCCACCTTTTGAGAGCACTAAAAACGCCCAGCAATCCGCCTTACCTCGTCTATTGGTTTTCGTAAACTATACCCCCAAAGAAAAGATGTTTATTGAGCCAATAGATAAACCCACCGCGTTAACCGAGGTAATACAAAACAGTTTTAATTTTGGGATGTTAAACACGATAGGATTCCAGTGTGCAAAGAAGCTCGTAAAGACATGTGACGCTGTTTATATTGAATACAGCGATTTTGAAGCATGTGAACTCGCATTAGCTGAATATATGGAAGAAAACAATCACTGTGAACAAGCTAGTTGA
- the phnR gene encoding phosphonate utilization transcriptional regulator PhnR: MQYVKIKDSIVEQIEAGMLSPRQKLPAERKLAESFDTTRVTLREALSLLEAEGRIYREDRRGWFISPEPLRYDPTQTLNFPNMAKAQNRVPKTELVAAKGTLANKLAARLLDLQPFSDVYRVDRVRYLEDRPVVYVTNYIRPELFPNLLAHDLSNSLTDIYRDHYGVTYQKIRYRISTSTLLGEMAQALRATSGTPAMVVERINYNQYGELIDCDIEYWRHDAISIESLAELNR; the protein is encoded by the coding sequence GTGCAATACGTAAAAATTAAAGATTCGATTGTTGAACAGATTGAAGCGGGCATGCTATCGCCGCGTCAAAAACTTCCTGCAGAACGCAAACTGGCGGAGTCGTTCGATACCACGCGTGTTACTTTGCGCGAAGCGCTGTCGCTGCTGGAAGCCGAAGGTCGAATCTATCGCGAAGATCGCCGAGGTTGGTTTATCTCTCCGGAGCCATTACGTTACGACCCAACACAAACGCTAAACTTCCCTAATATGGCAAAAGCGCAAAACCGTGTGCCAAAAACGGAGTTGGTGGCAGCGAAAGGAACGTTAGCAAACAAACTGGCAGCCCGCTTGCTGGACTTACAGCCTTTCTCAGATGTGTATCGCGTCGACCGTGTTCGTTACCTTGAAGATCGACCTGTGGTGTACGTAACAAATTATATTCGCCCAGAGTTGTTTCCAAATCTGTTAGCCCACGATTTGTCGAACTCACTGACGGATATCTATCGCGATCACTATGGTGTGACCTATCAAAAGATTCGTTATCGCATCTCAACCAGTACCTTGCTGGGTGAAATGGCTCAGGCACTGCGTGCGACATCGGGTACGCCAGCAATGGTGGTAGAGCGTATCAACTACAACCAATATGGGGAGCTGATTGACTGCGATATTGAGTACTGGCGGCATGATGCCATCAGCATTGAATCCCTTGCTGAACTCAATCGCTAA
- a CDS encoding VOC family protein, whose translation MDIKALGYFVAQTDDLNKWQHYAEQVLGMSTHPAPSGGMYIKMDERPFRMLIIEGSENRYIASGWELASKDAFDAAIERLTEHQVAWEIADDEQCTQRGVQDLVTFQDPAGNTHEVYWGFLSGCEPFISPQGVPRFLTDGMGLGHTVLPAPNFDETYQFLTEVMGFQLSDIFNFRPAEDAPSSRIYFMHCDNPRHHSLAICEFPVPSGCVHTMVEVDAMSEVGRANDRRIAHDVPLSATLGQHLNDKMTSFYMKTPSGFDMEFGHGGLQVDWDHHRAFEFTRVSLWGHDFSVGQEQ comes from the coding sequence ATGGATATCAAGGCGCTTGGGTATTTTGTTGCCCAAACTGATGACTTGAATAAGTGGCAGCACTATGCAGAGCAAGTGCTAGGTATGTCCACTCACCCGGCCCCGAGTGGCGGAATGTATATCAAAATGGATGAACGTCCATTTCGCATGCTGATCATTGAGGGGAGTGAAAATCGTTATATCGCCTCCGGTTGGGAGCTCGCATCGAAAGATGCCTTTGATGCTGCAATTGAAAGGCTAACTGAGCATCAAGTGGCATGGGAGATCGCTGATGATGAGCAATGCACTCAGCGTGGTGTCCAAGATCTTGTCACGTTCCAAGACCCGGCAGGTAACACCCATGAAGTCTATTGGGGCTTCTTATCTGGCTGTGAACCGTTTATTTCTCCGCAAGGTGTTCCGCGATTTCTCACTGATGGAATGGGTTTAGGTCACACGGTTTTACCTGCACCAAACTTTGATGAAACGTATCAGTTTTTAACCGAAGTAATGGGCTTTCAGCTTTCTGATATTTTCAATTTCCGCCCGGCAGAAGACGCGCCAAGCTCGCGCATCTATTTTATGCATTGCGATAACCCTCGCCACCATAGTCTAGCGATTTGTGAGTTCCCGGTTCCTAGCGGCTGTGTACATACCATGGTTGAAGTGGACGCAATGTCTGAGGTTGGACGCGCCAATGATCGCCGAATTGCACATGACGTACCGCTATCTGCCACGCTAGGCCAGCACCTTAATGACAAGATGACCTCTTTTTATATGAAAACACCATCAGGCTTTGATATGGAGTTTGGCCATGGGGGGCTCCAAGTTGATTGGGACCACCACCGCGCCTTTGAATTTACCCGCGTGAGTTTGTGGGGACACGATTTTTCGGTCGGACAGGAACAGTAA
- a CDS encoding nucleotidyltransferase family protein produces the protein MNKLVDVLNNPKILISLSQRELSTVIAEARYFNMLAQLQQECQRHGIWESLPKKCQQHLESASLFYLNQQKKLKEEVEEISRVLSPLKVTWIYLKGGAYHLNKMNHFAGRMMNDLDILVEEDALPSVEAALHANGWISSDINSYDEKFYRHLSQEIPPLRHIYRQVELDVHFNILPKTLKDPVDGRFLFEQSTPLEQHQYQKVLKPHAMLIHSAIHLFYESEYHKGLRDLYDINILVKHYSKSPSFWDDIIKLHHKIGNEQSVYLALRYCHQIFNTEIPKHVQHYFNEFKPNAAYLRLLDFCFLSIFTSMYPPLRNKRHWFCETVLYLRGHLKRMPLRLLIPHLTKKSLDKLKTKEEVHDLI, from the coding sequence GTGAACAAGCTAGTTGATGTACTCAATAACCCAAAAATACTGATAAGCCTTTCGCAAAGGGAGCTATCTACTGTGATTGCAGAGGCTCGGTATTTCAACATGCTTGCGCAGCTTCAACAAGAATGCCAACGACACGGTATTTGGGAATCATTACCGAAAAAATGTCAGCAGCATCTCGAGTCTGCAAGCTTGTTTTATCTAAACCAACAAAAAAAATTAAAAGAGGAAGTTGAAGAAATTTCACGCGTGCTCTCCCCACTAAAAGTAACGTGGATCTACCTAAAAGGAGGCGCCTACCACCTCAATAAGATGAACCATTTTGCTGGCAGAATGATGAATGACCTAGACATTTTGGTTGAGGAAGATGCTTTACCAAGCGTCGAAGCGGCGCTGCATGCTAACGGCTGGATTTCATCGGATATCAACAGCTACGATGAAAAGTTCTACCGCCATTTATCACAAGAAATACCGCCTTTGCGCCATATTTATCGCCAAGTTGAACTCGATGTTCATTTTAATATTTTACCCAAAACACTAAAAGATCCTGTAGATGGGCGATTCTTGTTCGAACAATCCACCCCGCTTGAACAGCATCAATACCAAAAAGTTCTTAAACCTCATGCGATGTTGATTCATAGTGCCATTCACTTGTTTTATGAAAGTGAATATCACAAGGGCCTAAGAGATCTCTACGACATCAATATTCTCGTGAAACATTATTCAAAAAGCCCCTCGTTTTGGGATGACATTATCAAGCTCCATCATAAGATCGGGAATGAGCAGTCTGTTTACCTAGCGCTTCGATACTGCCATCAAATCTTCAACACAGAGATACCAAAACATGTTCAGCATTATTTCAATGAATTCAAACCTAATGCAGCGTATCTTCGACTATTAGATTTCTGTTTTTTAAGTATCTTCACTTCCATGTACCCCCCTTTAAGGAATAAGCGCCACTGGTTTTGTGAAACCGTGCTGTATTTAAGAGGCCACCTAAAAAGAATGCCACTGCGTTTACTCATTCCACACTTAACGAAAAAGTCACTCGATAAATTGAAAACAAAGGAAGAAGTCCATGACCTAATATGA
- a CDS encoding CoA transferase subunit A: MNKEMTIQQMVDALEDGMTIGIGGWGPRRKPMALIRAILNSDVKDLTVVAYGGADVGMLCAAGKVKKLIFAFVSLDFIPLEPYFRQARQSGELEVMEIDEGMMLLGLRAAAWGCPYIPTALGLGTDVLTVNPELKCIDSPYDDKEWVAMPALKLDVALVHVDRADRRGVCQIKGPDHYMDDWFTRAADKTFVSCEEIVDSSEFYSEEESRYVLWERSQTTGVIEIPGGAHPTSCAPLYGFDTAHFKEYSAFARDGGFDGYYSKYIQDLDEQGYQTQVGGLESIRQLALPVY, translated from the coding sequence ATGAATAAAGAAATGACAATTCAACAGATGGTCGATGCTCTTGAAGATGGGATGACAATCGGAATTGGTGGTTGGGGACCTCGTCGCAAACCGATGGCACTGATCCGTGCAATCCTCAACTCCGATGTGAAAGATTTAACTGTCGTGGCATACGGTGGAGCGGATGTCGGTATGTTGTGTGCGGCTGGTAAAGTAAAAAAACTCATTTTTGCCTTTGTATCGCTCGATTTTATTCCCCTTGAGCCTTATTTCCGTCAAGCACGTCAATCGGGCGAGTTGGAAGTGATGGAAATTGATGAGGGCATGATGCTTCTTGGCTTACGAGCTGCCGCATGGGGGTGCCCTTATATCCCAACAGCATTAGGCCTTGGTACCGATGTGCTAACGGTGAATCCTGAATTGAAATGTATTGACAGCCCATACGATGACAAAGAATGGGTCGCCATGCCTGCGCTTAAACTTGATGTCGCACTTGTGCATGTTGATAGGGCTGACCGACGTGGCGTTTGTCAGATCAAAGGTCCGGATCATTATATGGATGATTGGTTTACCCGTGCCGCAGATAAAACCTTTGTAAGCTGCGAAGAAATCGTCGACTCAAGCGAGTTTTATAGTGAAGAAGAATCCCGGTATGTGCTTTGGGAGCGCTCTCAAACTACGGGTGTAATTGAAATACCAGGTGGTGCCCATCCGACCTCTTGTGCTCCTTTATATGGTTTTGATACGGCACATTTTAAAGAGTATTCGGCTTTTGCGCGAGATGGTGGTTTTGATGGCTATTACAGTAAATACATTCAAGATCTTGATGAGCAAGGCTACCAAACTCAAGTCGGTGGCTTAGAAAGCATTCGCCAACTTGCCCTTCCAGTTTATTAG